The sequence below is a genomic window from Lycium ferocissimum isolate CSIRO_LF1 chromosome 9, AGI_CSIRO_Lferr_CH_V1, whole genome shotgun sequence.
ggcATAGTCACATAGCAAAATAGACACCAAAACACTATCAGGTCCATTTCactcaaaataataattttttacttattatagttcttttttccaaaaagaaatggtttctgttttctttttcccatcaagggatgatatgatatacaaaTTACAAGGGAGCAAGAACAAACAAAGTTCATGTGCCCCTAGGACTTGGTGAAAAGGGCCGCACCCCAAAATATGTTTTCCCCCACTTCTCCAATAAGCCCAGACATTTTTCTTTGTATACTTTGATTCCCTTTCTCTTTCACAGAAAGGGAATcatgtaaactattttgacaaactttttttaaaatatcccCCTCATGAATTCCCATTTTCTTGTTTGAGAATATCATGATAGGCCCTAAGTAAATGGCTTTAgtcaaatatgttttttttttttatattaaattttcccTTGTTAGTAGGGGTGTTATATATCATGAGAATTAATTATCTTGTATCCACTTATAGTATTAACAATCTTTTACATAGTGAAATTAATGCTATTTAATAGCTGTAAAGGATAACTTTTTTTGGGTTATCATCTAGTGTTTGGCACCTGTTTGGGCTTAATTAGTCTAGAAtcaccccagaaaatttcatTTTGGGAGTAAAGCGCTTTCGATCAAACTCTATTTCATTCACATGGCTCAACTGAGAGCCTGGTTAAAGATAGAAGGGTTATTTACCAACCCACCACAACTTTTAATTTGGTGGTGTAAAATGTTACAATTGACTTATTATaagttaaaaattaatttattatgaataattacattttattattttaaaggTGACcaaatagtgtaattttttttacaatttccaacagtaacaacaacataataattaaaagaaatttaaattgagacggagttATTTCATATTCTGGTTACTTGTAAATAAAAGTAAGGTGATATGCAAAATATTTAGCCCGAAAATTTGATTACTCTCCCAGTCTCCCTTAGGTTTTTGTACTGATTTCCTACTACCCTCTCCGTTTCAGTtcatgtgaacccatttgactgagcacgacatttaagaaagagtgaagacttttgaaacttgtggttcaaaataagtcttgaatatttgtctggatgtaaatcatttcataaagtgaatttgtttccaaattataaaagaggtcattcattttgacacggattaaaaagaaaagagattcacataaattgaaacagagggagtattaatttttaaactttCCATACCCCTCGAGGTCTTGTAGGGTCATAAATTTAAAGTGATATTTCTTTTATAactttttccccccaaaattaTTGGATATCATGATGCCAACCTAGTTTTATCTAGTCATTCTGTCCTGTTGGGAACGTTATATGGACAAGATTGTTTTGTTCAGTCAAGAGTATGTCCAAAACTAAATGGTCCTATGTATTTATCTTgtcaattttttctttgtttgatatCTACATCCAAAGTTACAATTTTCAGATCTTACTGTCGACATTTAAATATCTCACCTATTTTAATACTCTTATCAGTCTCATTTTATGTGACtcacattttctttttaaacaattctaatacaatgaccttttttttttttttttttttttttttgagtgaaCGTACTTTCAATTCAGGCAGTTGTTAGATCAGGATATTGCTTCTGATGTCAATCAACTAGGTCCGACTCTAAAGAGTGAGCAGATACTTCTTTTCACTATTTGCTTGTCTTCTCTTTCTTCACCTCCTTCGAAAGAAGCGGAATTTTTTAATACTATTTAGCATTCTCATTTTATGCTTAACGACATGACGTGTTGTGATTCacttgatgatataaatgttcATTCTTTTATAAAAAGAGAGAAATGAAAAGACAAGCGAAACTCTAACTATAATCATTTTAAACCCTTTTGGTtataatttgtatatgtttgagTTACATGTTAAAACCTTCTCATATGATAGCATCCGATTAATGTTTGAGTCATCACGCTTTTAACAACTCTGTAAGCAATATCTCCATATAATTGCTCCAAAAAACATACCAACAAATGATTGCAATAAActaaaattatacaaaaattaaagataccAGTTACAGATAAATACTCTAATACTTGGTTCGTCACACTTATTTGCAACAAATGAGATTGAAACAATACACtgaaataatttcattaatgaATTGCAATTCAGTAATGCCAAAAGTAAACAATAGTAGCAATACACAAACTAAAATACAGTTTGGAGGGAGagaaattaaataaatcataaattcgACATCCTCTCATGTCGATCCATGCAATTCTTCAAATCATAGCTTGGAACCTGTAATTCAGACAGAATTTAAAATAATGAGTTTAACTTCcttctttaaaagaaaaaataaatataaaagaatgATATTGCCAAATATCTATTATTCcacaaaaagattttttttttaaaaatcccaGGTCTACTTCATACTAAAATCGACATTCACGTGACTAAACTATCTACGTTGCTTCTTAGAGCTTAATTTTTATACACCaaaaatgtataaataattttacaCTATCCGGTCAGTTAAAAAAGTTACATGAAATTATTCATAATGAGTGGATCGAAGTCATGACTTTGAAAAATAGAGCAAGTATCCTACCATGGCAGATAAAATTGCACTAATAGTGTAAAAAAAACTGCCCGTGGATATAAGTTAGACCCAGCTTCTAATTATACAAGAATGAGAAAAATTTATTACTAATTTCAGTTGAGTGAATCACATAATAAAGTTTTTCCGCACATAAAGGTCGACATTTTACTCTAAAAATTGATAATTATGTTAGTGGAAAAGTTGTTTGGCCCAAACAATTCATGCAGAATGATTGTTGTGCGTTATACTTCACTCTATGTGACACCACTAGTGGCCGGGTCCCAAATTGAATACTGGAAATTGCGTGGGAGattcaaaaataaatactacCTTCTAAGTGATGGTGCggatatttttttatatcattaaCGCGTAGAACTTAAATTCGGTTAGCAAAAACAAAGCATGTACTTAACTTAAATCCAAGATGAATGTATACACGAAGGATGTTTAACTGACCGACCAACCTTCGTTCCATGTGGTTCCGCCACtgattggaatttttttttaaaaatagttatcacttatgattgtgaaaatatttttttgtaccGTTAATGCATAGAAATTAAATTCGGTTAGCAAAAAATGCATATACTTAACTTAAATCTAGACGGAGCAAGTGTAGCCAGGTGGTGGATTCTTCCCACAAGTAACAAGGAGTTGAAGAGCAAGAGGGACATAGATTTTAAGGTTAAGTAGTTTGACTTTAAGTGTTGTGCAAAGGCAAGCAGCAGCTTCAAGTTCAACAAGTCCCTTAAGAATTGGACAACATTCATTAACAGCAGGGTCACCAACTCCAATATGAACAAGCCCACCAAGAAGATCCACACATGCACCAAGTTTCAATGTGTCAATTGGGCATGTTGCTTTTGTACTTGGTGATGGTGGACATGGGTTTCCTTTAGGTGATGGTGTAACTGGTGTAGTAATTGGTGGTACTACACCCGGTGGAATTCCAATTGGCGGTAACTTGATTGGTGGTTTTACAACTGGTGGAAGACCAATTGGTGGCAAGTTAGGTGGAATTGTGACTGGTGGAATTCCAATTGGTGGTTTCACGATTGGTGGAACTCCAGTAGGTGGCAACTTAGGTGGAATTGTGACAGGTGGAACTCCAATAGGTGGCAAGTTAATGGGTGGTTTTACAATTGGT
It includes:
- the LOC132030840 gene encoding 36.4 kDa proline-rich protein-like produces the protein MESFKITSLLFICMLFLSSLTPILGCNFCGKPSHKPKTPSPIVKPPIKLPPIGVPPVTVPPIVKPPINLPPIGVPPVTIPPKLPPTGVPPIVKPPIGIPPVTIPPNLPPIGLPPVVKPPIKLPPIGIPPGVVPPITTPVTPSPKGNPCPPSPSTKATCPIDTLKLGACVDLLGGLVHIGVGDPAVNECCPILKGLVELEAAACLCTTLKVKLLNLKIYVPLALQLLVTCGKNPPPGYTCSV